The window CGCCGCATCGCCGCCGAATCCGCCATGCTCTTCCGCGAACGGTAATCCGAGCAGGCCGAGTTCGGCGTAACGTGCCCACATGTCACGGCTCCAGCCGTCGTCCTGTTGCGCGTGGCGGTTGCGGGCCTCGAAGTTGTAGTGGGTGCCGAGCAGGCGGGTGACGCTTTCCTGCAGCGCTCGCTGCTCGTCCTTAAGATTGAAATCCATTCATAGCCCCAAGACGGTTTTGGCGAGGATGTTCTTCTGAATCTCGTTCGAGCCGCCGTAGATGGAGGCGGCGCGCGAGTAGAAGTAGCTGGGGGCGAGCGCGGCCCCCCAGCGCGGGGCCGCGTCGAGCTCGTCGGCGGCGCCCCCCGCAGGCTGGATCGCGATCGCGGCCGGGCCCGCCGACCGGCAGGCCAGTTCACAGACCGCCTGGTAGAGTTCGGTGCCGCGGACCTTGAGCACTGAGGTCAGGGGATCGGGCTTGTCGGCATGGTGCCCGGCGTGACCGGCGACGACCCGCAGCTGGGTGATTTCGAGCGCCTTGAGGTCGGCCTCGATCAGTGCGAGCTGTTCGCGGAAACACGGGTCTTCGGCCAGCGGCCGCTTGCCGGCTTTCACCTGCGTGGCCAGTTCGCGTGCGTACGACAGCCTTTCCTTCGAGCGCCCGACGCCGGCGATGCCGGTACGTTCGTGCCCGAGCAGGAACTTCGCGTAATCCCAGCCCTTGTTCTCTTCGCCTACGCGGTTCTCGACCGGCACGCGTACCTCGTCGAGGAAGACCTCGTTGAGGTGGTGGTGGCCGTCGATGGACATGATCGGGCGCACGGTGACGCCGGGCGTCTTCATGTCGATCAGCAGCATCGAGATCCCTACCTGCTTCTTCGCCGCCGGGTCGGTGCGCACGAGACAGAACATCCAGTCCGCGTGATGCGCCATCGTCGTCCAGATTTTCTGTCCGGTAACGACGTAGTGGTCGCCGTCGCGGCGAGCCAAGGTGCGCAGCGAAGCGAGGTCGGAGCCCGCGTCGGGTTCCGAAAAACCTTGGCAGAACCAGATGTCGAGGTTGGCGATCTTCGGAAGGAACTGCCGCTTCTGTTCCTCGCTGCCGAACTGGATGATGACCGGTCCGATCATGCTGCTGTTGAACACCAGCGGTGTCGGCGCCGGGGCGAGAAAGATCTCCTCCGTGAGGATCATGCGCTCGACCGGAGAGAGGCCGGCCCCGCCCCATTCCTTTGGCCAGTGCGCAGTCGCCCAGCCCCGTGTGTTGAGGATGCGGTGCCAGCGGACGATGTGATCCTTCGTTGGCGGATGGCCGGCGCGCAGGTGGCTTCGGATGTCCTCGGGCAGGTTGGTTGCGATGAAATCGCGGACTTCCTCGCGGAAGCGCTTCTCCTTGGCGGTAAGACGTAGATCCATCTTTGTGGTTTTCCTTTGGTTGTTCGATCAACCTCTTGCTGGACGGTTGCGTAGGTAATCGCCATTGACGCGACTGTCGAAATTAGCGTATCATTGGTTCAACCGTTTGACAACGTCTTCGAAAGAATCGTGACCGGAAGGTGGGCGGCGATTCGCCGCTGAACATGCGGCACACTTGATGCTGCGAGGCTCCCGGCGAGTGCGTGGCGGCGGCCAGTTCCTGAAAACCAGCGAGGCGAGTGCATGAAGCTACTGACAGAACGGTGCGGACGGGTGCTTGTGGTGACGTTGAGCAATCCAGCGGCGCGGAATGCGATCGGATCCGAGCTTTATCCGGTGGCGAGTGCCGTGTTCCGCGAAGCGGCCGGCGATGATGGCATCGGCGCGATCGTGCTGACGGGCGAGGGGGAGCACTTCTGCGGCGGAGGAAACCTGAACCGGGTGTTCCAGCAGCGTTCTATGCCGCCGGATTCGCAGCGCGGAAACCTCGATGGCTTCCATGCGTGGATCCTGAGCATGCGGGCGTGTGCAAAGCCGGTGATTGCGGCCGTCGAGGGGGCTGCTGCAGGCGGCGGCTTTGCGCTGGC is drawn from Azoarcus sp. DN11 and contains these coding sequences:
- a CDS encoding acyl-CoA dehydrogenase family protein, encoding MDLRLTAKEKRFREEVRDFIATNLPEDIRSHLRAGHPPTKDHIVRWHRILNTRGWATAHWPKEWGGAGLSPVERMILTEEIFLAPAPTPLVFNSSMIGPVIIQFGSEEQKRQFLPKIANLDIWFCQGFSEPDAGSDLASLRTLARRDGDHYVVTGQKIWTTMAHHADWMFCLVRTDPAAKKQVGISMLLIDMKTPGVTVRPIMSIDGHHHLNEVFLDEVRVPVENRVGEENKGWDYAKFLLGHERTGIAGVGRSKERLSYARELATQVKAGKRPLAEDPCFREQLALIEADLKALEITQLRVVAGHAGHHADKPDPLTSVLKVRGTELYQAVCELACRSAGPAAIAIQPAGGAADELDAAPRWGAALAPSYFYSRAASIYGGSNEIQKNILAKTVLGL